In Fodinicurvata sp. EGI_FJ10296, one DNA window encodes the following:
- a CDS encoding ADP-ribosylglycohydrolase family protein has translation MGLANGDAVGATTEVRKRVTYPPLTDMVGSGHFKLEPRQWTDDTSMTLCLLDRTTQWPDSSPSHHTGTGRPINLCQLTTPVINYGWFLLAIDTIKMTGDYIRPILAHDCAMLLRTEWRHYR, from the coding sequence ATGGGCCTTGCCAACGGTGATGCTGTCGGCGCCACAACGGAGGTTCGCAAGCGCGTTACCTATCCCCCGCTGACGGATATGGTGGGGAGCGGACATTTTAAGCTGGAGCCCAGGCAGTGGACCGACGACACATCCATGACGTTGTGCCTCCTTGACCGGACGACTCAATGGCCTGACAGCTCACCAAGCCATCACACGGGCACTGGACGGCCAATCAATCTTTGCCAACTGACCACGCCCGTGATCAATTACGGTTGGTTTTTATTAGCTATCGACACGATCAAGATGACTGGAGATTACATACGTCCGATACTGGCGCATGACTGTGCGATGTTACTGAGAACTGAATGGAGGCATTACCGTTGA